In bacterium, one DNA window encodes the following:
- the trxB gene encoding thioredoxin-disulfide reductase: protein MSIEFFVGGSETFKESYELAIIGGGPAGLTAALYAARSMLDHVLIEKNPIPGGQILNTELVENYPGFAEPVSGMELMQRFQAQAEKFGAKIINAGVQRLTIEDGKFRIITDEGETSAKAVIISSGASPKLMNIEGEDKFIGKGISFCATCDGALYKDKVVAVIGGGDAAVEEALYLTKFASKVFIVHRRDKLRATKILQERAFNNPKIEFVWSHVPKKVLGEQVVEGLEVESRVDGSTKVLNVSGIFVYIGLIPNTDFIAIDELGLDDKGFIITDAEMRTNISGLFAAGDVRSKLLRQISTAVGDGANAAFAAEKYLHGEG, encoded by the coding sequence ATGAGCATAGAATTCTTCGTGGGCGGAAGTGAAACATTTAAGGAAAGTTACGAATTAGCGATAATAGGTGGTGGTCCTGCGGGGCTTACGGCTGCACTCTATGCAGCCCGCTCGATGCTCGACCATGTGCTTATCGAGAAAAATCCCATACCCGGCGGACAAATTCTTAACACGGAGCTTGTCGAAAACTATCCCGGATTCGCCGAACCAGTATCGGGAATGGAGCTTATGCAGCGCTTTCAAGCTCAGGCGGAGAAATTCGGTGCCAAAATTATAAACGCTGGTGTTCAGAGGCTGACTATTGAGGATGGCAAGTTCAGAATAATTACTGATGAAGGCGAGACCTCAGCGAAGGCTGTGATAATCTCATCGGGCGCATCGCCAAAACTGATGAACATAGAGGGTGAGGACAAATTTATTGGCAAGGGAATATCATTTTGCGCGACCTGCGATGGGGCACTTTATAAGGATAAAGTAGTTGCCGTTATAGGCGGCGGAGACGCAGCGGTGGAGGAGGCGCTGTATTTGACCAAGTTCGCATCAAAGGTTTTCATAGTCCACCGTCGAGACAAACTTAGAGCAACGAAAATTCTTCAGGAGCGAGCATTTAATAACCCAAAAATCGAGTTTGTGTGGAGCCATGTCCCCAAAAAAGTCTTGGGAGAGCAGGTGGTCGAGGGGTTAGAGGTAGAATCTCGCGTGGATGGCTCGACAAAAGTTTTGAATGTTTCTGGAATATTCGTTTACATAGGTCTAATTCCCAACACTGACTTCATAGCGATAGATGAGCTTGGCCTTGATGACAAAGGTTTTATTATTACTGATGCGGAGATGCGGACCAACATCTCCGGACTTTTTGCCGCTGGCGATGTCAGAAGCAAGCTCCTAAGACAGATTTCTACGGCGGTTGGCGACGGTGCTAATGCTGCATTCGCGGCTGAAAAATATTTGCATGGGGAAGGCTAA